The Candidatus Ozemobacteraceae bacterium genome segment AATTGGCGCGTCGCTGATCTACGCGGGCGTTCTGGCGCTGTTCGGGGCGCTCATGTACGCATCGGGCATCACGGAGTCTGTCCCAGGCCTTCTCGAGAAACCGAATGCCCGAGACGTTCTGTCGCACCTTCTGTATGCGGTGCTCAACTCGTTCGTCGCCTCGCTCGCCCTCATCAACTGGATGCACTCGCGCGGCAGGCTGAGCAAGGGCATCAGGCTGGTTTCGATCGGCACCTTTCTGCTGAGTCTCGGATGTATTCTATTTGCTATTGTTTCAGCGAAATATCCCGTCTACCTCGTGGCGGCGCATCCGGTGCACCTCGTTCTGGCCGTCGCCTACATGCTGATCGGCCTAGGCGTATATCGCATCGGACTGACGGTCCTCGACACGATCGACATGACGGACGAGAAATTCCCTCCGGTGAGCCCGCTCATCGAACTTTTCGGCGAAACCGACGGCTGGAACCTGTACAACCGGGTTTTGAAGCGAATCCGATCATCGGAGCTGCGTCTTGGCAGATCCCTCCGCGAGAACCGGGAAAAGACGGAGTCGATCAGCGCGCTCGAGCACTCGCTACGGACCGAGACGAAGATTCGGGAGGAGCTGCGCATCGCCAAGGAGAAAGCGGAGGCGGCGAGCGCCGCAAAGACCCAATTCCTGACGATGATGAGTCACGAACTCCGGACCCCGCTGACCGCCATTCTGGGCTACAGCTCCCTCCTTGCGGATTCACCGACGAAAGACCTGAATCCGGCCGACTTCGGGGAGCGCATCAAGGCCAGCGCCCAGCATCTGCAGCAGCTGATCGAAACGCTTCTCGACTTTTCGAGCATCGAATCGGGGAAGTTCCGGTACCGGCCGAAGAGCTTCCCGCTCGTCGAGATCGTGGAATTCGCGCGCAACCTCGGGGAAACGATCTCGAAGACCAGGAAGATCGCCTTCATCGCGAATGCACCGGCCGACGCCGTCATGATGCACAGCGACCCGGTGATGATCCGGCAGATTCTGGCCAACGTGCTTGCGAACGCCTTCAAATTCACGGAAGCGGGCGAGGTACGCCTCGACGTGACGACGACGGGCACGGGGGTGCGCTTCCGGATCAGCGACACCGGCATCGGCATTCCCGCATCAGAGCAGGAACGGGTTTTCGAGCCGTTCTTCCAGGTGAGCCGCGGAAATATGCGCAGTTTCGGCGGCATCGGTCTCGGCCTCTCGATCGTGAAGCACCTCACGGCGATCCTGAAAGGCACGATTGCCCTCGAAAGCCGGCCGGGCAAAGGAACCTGCATAACATTCGACCTTCCCAGGGAAATCCCGTGACCCGACCGGCGGAGTGCGGGTCGCTCCGGGCATGGGCGTTCCTGCTCGTCTCCCACGTTACACGACAATCACCTGCATGCCCGATACCGTTTGTGCTGAGCCTGTCGAAGCTCGAATGCTCTCGCCCTTCGACAGGCTCAGGGCAAACGGGAGCATCCTGTCGATGCGGATAATATTTATATTATTCGTGATACTTGTCGCCTAACACATGAGTCGCGCAGTATTCATTCTCGTCGCGATATTCAATATTGGAGGTTATATCATGGCTTCGACCGCTCCTGCGCAACCGTCCGGAGAGCGCGCGACGGCCGTTTTTGCCGGCGGCTGTTTCTGGTGCGTCGAAGCGGTTTTCGCTGAACTGCGCGGCGTCGAGACCGTGACGAGCGGCTACACCGGCGGCTCTACGGCGTCGCCCACGTATGAAGCCGTCTGCACCGGCACGACCGGCCACGCCGAGGCCGCACGCATCACGTTCGACCCGGCGGTCATTTCTTACGAGGAACTCCTGAAGGTCTTTTTCTCCGTCCACGACCCAACCACGCCCAACCGCCAGGGAAACGACGTCGGCACCCAGTATCGGTCGGCGATTTTCTTTCTCGACGAGGCCCAGAAAGAGACCGCCGAGCGCGTCATGGCCGAACTTCGCACGTCGGGCGCGTTCGGAGCGCCGATCGTCACGGAGCTGGCCCCCCTCACCGTTTTCTATCCCGCCGAAGCATATCATCAGAATTACTACGCGGGCAACAGCGGCCAACCCTACTGCAGTTCCGTCATCGGCCCCAAGCTCGCCAAGTTCCGCCATCTGTTCAAAGACCGGCTCAAACGCCCCGAAAACACCAATCGTTGATTCCCGGGGCATAAGCCAATGTTGCGCTCCCGTTCGTGCTGAGCCCGTCGAAGCACGAGAGGCTCTCGCCCTTCGACAAGCTTAGGGCGAACGGGTAGCTCTCATGCAGCATGCAACACGCAACGCTCCCCCGGCAGGCGGCAAAACGGCGGCACGAATGACGCAGAAACGAGTCACGCGTGACGCGTCCGGCGCCTGAGCGAACGCCGAAACCCTGATGATTCGCCAATTTCACGGCGGGCATGAGAGTTGCGATATACCTTCCCGACCGCTCGCACCTTTGCGTTGCGGCGTCTCATACGCCCTCGTCGTCCGAAGGAAGCCGTTCCGGCCGGTTCACTCCTCGCCCGGTGCGATGGCTCCCGGTTTCACGCCCGCGCACGTCGCGGCGCCTGGAACCGGCCGGCCCCGCCCGCGCGGCGATCGGGTTTCCCGCGGCTCCGGAATCCTTTCCGGCTCGATGGAAGAAGGGATGCAATGCCTTTTCGGCACGGGTCGGCTGCGCACCGGCATCGACAGTCCCCCGCATTTTTCAGGAAAGGAGCCCCGTATGTTCCGTCTCAAGTTCATCGGCGTGGGAAGCGCCTTCACCACGCGGGAATACTACCAGTCCAACCTGCTCGTCATCGCCGAATCCGGCAAAAAACTGCTGATCGACTGCGGCTCCCAGGCTCAGTTCGCCCTCGAGGAGCTCGGCATCACCAATGCCAACGCGTCGTCGGAAATCGACGGGGTCTATATCTCGCACCTGCACGCCGACCATATCGGCTCGCTCGAGTGGCTGGCCCTCGTGACCTACTTCCACCCCGCGCACAAGCGCCCCAAGCTGTTCGGCGTTCAGAACGTGCTGTCCGACCTGTGGAACAAGAGCCTGCGCGGCGGTCTCGAAACGCTCGAAGGCAAGATCGCGAACCTCACAGACTATTTCGAGTGCCACCCCGTCCGCGGCAACTCCTCGTTCACGTGGGAGGGCATCCGGTTCACGCCCGTGCAGACCGTTCACATCGTGTCCGGCATGATGATCCAGCACAGTTACGGCCTCCTCATTCAAGAGGAAGGCGGCGGCCCGCGCATTTTCTTCTCGGCCGACACTCAGTTCGCGCCCTACCAGATGCGGAAGTTCTACGAGTCCGTCGATCTGATCTTCCACGACTGCGAGACCGCCCCCTTCAAGTCCGGCGTCCACGCGCATTACGAAGACCTGAAAACCCTGCCGGCCGCCGTGAAGGCGAAGATGTGGCTCTACCACTACCAGCCCAACCCGCCCCAGGACGCGGAAGCCGACGGGTTCCTGGGCTTCGCCAGAAAAGCCCAGGAATTCCTCATCCAGAAGGTCGTCCCTGAAAAAGAAAAAGATATCGCCGCCTGATCAATGACGAGGCGGTTGGTTCGCGAACCGCCCCGACGGCACGCTGATCAGCCCATGTGCCGTTGGGGTGGATCGCGATGCACCCGAAATGCACCCTGGCACATCGCGTTCGCCGAAACGGGGAAACGCCATGGGCTTCTTGCAAAGGAGGGCGGTTTGGCTTACACTCGCAGGGCCGCCGGAGCGACCGGCCGGGCCAAGATCAACGCCTCCACAGGAGACGCCGCATGCCGATTCCGACCAGTTGCACAAGCGATTCATGGGCCTGGTGGCTCGGAGACCCCGCCACGCTGGCCGGAAGCGAGGATGCGTTCAGAGAGCACCTGTTCCGCATCCATCGTCCCGTGTTCGCGGTCGAGCGCGACGGCGCCCTCCATGCGACCCATGACGGCGGCGTTCTCCACGGCGCGACGGCCGCGAGCCAGTCCGGCACCCTGAAACTCCGGGGCATACTCCCGCCCGTCAGGCTCGAGAATCTCGGCGACGCTTCGTTCTGCGCCGACCTCGGGATCAGATATCCATATATCTGCGGCTCTATGGCACAGGGCATCAGCTCGCCCGCGATCGCGGAAGCCCTCGGCCGCAACGGCATGCTCGGCTTCATCGGTGCCGCCGGCCAGTCGCCGAAGGACGTCGAGGCGGCGATCGACCGCATGCAGAGCATCCAGCCGGCCGTTCCCTACGGTTTCAATCTCATCCACAGTCCCAACGAGCCAGACCTGGAAGCGGCGATCGTCGATCTGTATCTGCGGCGCGGCATCCGGCTGATCGAGGCGTCGGCGTTCCTGAACGTGACCCTTCCGCTCGTTCGATACCGCGTCAGCGGCATCAGGCAGGAAGCCGACGGCCGGATCGTCACCCCCAACCGCGTGATCGGCAAGATCTCACGGGTGGAAGTCGCCACCAAGTTTTTCTCCCCGCCCCCGGCGAAACTTCTCCAGGAGCTTGTCGCGCGCGGCGACATCACCCCCGAGCAGGCGGGGCTTGCGGCGCAGATTCCGATCGCGCAGGACCTCACGGCTGAAGCCGATTCCGGCGGCCACACCGACAACCGTCCGGCGGTCACCCTGCTTCCCACGATCCTCGCTCTGCGGGACCAGCTCCAGGCCCAGTTCAACTACCCGATGCCTCTGCGGGTCGGGATGGGAGGCGGCATTGCGACGCCGGCTTCCGCGGCGGCGGCTCTGGCGATGGGCGCGGCGTATCTCGTGACCGGCTCGGTGAACCAGGCATGCATCGAGTCGGGCACCTCCGACGCGGCGCGCCTGATGCTGTGCCAGGCCGGCCAGGCCGACACGGCGATGGCGCCGGCCGGCGACATGTTCGAGATGGGCGTCACGGTCCAGGTTCTCAAGCGCGGCACGATGTTCGCCATGCGCGCGGCCAAACTGTACGAACTGTATAAAGCCAACGCAGGCCTGCACACGATCGCCGACGCGGACCGGGCGAACCTGGAAAAAAATATCTTTAAAAATACATTGGAAGGGGTCTGGGCGTCCACCCGCGAGTTTTTCCTCAAGCGCGACCCGGCGCAGGTGCAGCGCGCCGAGCGCGACCCCAAGCACCTGATGGCGCTGGTGTTCCGATGGTATCTCGGCCTCTCGTCGCGATGGGCCGTCGCGGGCGATCCGGCTCGCACCGTCGATTTCCAGATCTGGTGCGGACCGGCAATGGGCGCGTTCAACGAGTGGGCGAAGGGCACCTTCTTCGAGAAACCCCAGAACCGCCGCGTCGTCGACGTGGCGTTCAACCTGCTGTTCGGCGCCGCCGTCACCGGAAGGCTCGCCGCCCTGCGCGCCCAGGGCGTCCATCTTCCTCTGGAAATCGCGCAGGTCCGGCCGCTGCCGATCGACACTATTGCTACATATATTCAATAACCTTGCCCCTCCCGCTATCATGAGCGGCATCGATTTCTCGGAACGATGAATCTCGAGGTCTGGCAGGCCTTCCTGCCGTTTCCCGCCGAGACCGTTTCGCGGCTGACCGACCATCTGAACGACGCGGAGCGGGACCGGGCCGGCCGGTTCGTGAACCCTGACGTCGGCGAGCGTTTTCGCTGCGCGCGAGGCCTTCTGCGCCACGTGCTCGGCAGGCGTCTCGGCCTGCCCGCCCGCGATCTTCGCTTCGCCGTGGAACCGGGCGGCAGACCGTATCTGGAAAGCGCATCCGGCGAGACGCCCCCGGCGTTCAGCCTGTCGCACAGTCACGATTGTATCGCGATAGCTATAGCCGACGCGGGGCTCGTCGGGATCGACGTCGAAAAACGCCGTGCCGGAACCCCGATGGATGCCATCATCCACCGCTTCTTCAAACCCGCCGAGCATGAAGCGTGGGAGGCCCTTCCCGAGGCCGAGCGTGAGCCGGCCTTCCTGCGCCTCTGGACGCGAAAAGAAGCCATCCTGAAAGCCCTCGGTCTCGGTCTCACGGGCCTCGAGAAGCTCACCATCAGCCTCGAAGACGGAGTCCTTCGCCCCGTCCTCACCCTCGACGGCGACCCGCAGGCTCCCGCCCGCTGGTGGTGCACCTCCTGGATCCCAGCCCCGGGCTACCTTGCCACCCTGGCCGCAACCGGAGCCCCTGCCCCGTTCCATCCCCACCCATGGCCCCCGTCAGACACCGCATCGAAACGCGGCGAATAAACCACGCAGACACTCCCACAAGGCGTCCCCGTCGTCTCACGATGCGCCCGGTGTCTCCCGCGGGATATGGCATCCCATGCGTCTCACATGTCGGGCGTTTAGTATCGCGTTCAATATATATTATATCCGTATCGACACGACACCCCCGTTGTCCTGAGCATGTCGAAGGGCGAGAGCACTCGTGCTTCGACAGGCTCAGCACGAACGGTATCGAGCATGCAAGGGTTTGCCATGTTCCTTGTGAGGCGAGTGGTATCGTATGCCTCACATTCTCTCCTGCGGCGAAAATACAGCCATCACGCAAGAGCGTTTTGAATCTCGGTCCAAAGGGACAACGGCAACGTCTGGAGAAGAGACCGTATCACCGCAGAGAAATTACGCTTGCAAGAGTATCGATTTCAGGCTTTCATCCGCGACATCTGCGGATACATTCCTGAAAACCTCGTTTCCTCTACGGAGTATCTCCGTGCGTCGTCAGCCAAGCAGCTTTCCCGACGCTCTCAAATCAAAATCGTGAGAGCGAGCAAGAGCGCAAGACCGGCAGCCAACCCCAGTCTCAGGAGCTCCATCGGAGATTGAGCGGTCTCCGTTTTCACGGGCGGAGCCTCCCCGTCGTTCGACAGGACTTCCTGTCCGGCGGCATCTGCCGCGATGAAGCTTTTGCAGTTTGCGCACACCGTCACCCGATGACCGTCGATGTTCACGGCGAATCGCGACATTTTCAGCGGAAGGCCGCAGAGTTCGCATGACGTGGCGCCGGATATATATTTGAGCATGCTCATGGAACACTCCCTTTCGATGTATGGAAGTATATCACGGCAACTGCACCGTATATGGCGAAATTTCATTTCGGATCGAATATCGCCACCTGAAAACCGGAAGCAAGGCAGAAAAGCACTCCAAGCAACCTTCCCATGCAACCTCCCAACTCTCGCCTCGAGTTGATAGAGAACCACCCTCTTCTCCGCGGAGCAGCCGTTCTACCGTCTCACGTGCGTATCCGCCGGTGTATCAGGACTAAACGGCGCCGGCATCGACAAATATAATATCGTATAGTTGTATTATTGATTCCTGCGATTCGAAAGCCGAGGAGCTGACTTCGTTCGTGTCGAGGGATAGAAGCACGAACCAGCGCTCGCCCATTGATTCCACTATTCGCTCTTCGATATCTCAGGGCGAACGGTTGGTTTTCATTCAGCAGGACTCACTATTGCATATTCCGGTGAAGGGCGAGAACGGCTCGAGTTTCGCAGGTTCGGCACCGAGGGAAGCG includes the following:
- a CDS encoding HAMP domain-containing sensor histidine kinase → MKGHSRITDLEENERVAVLTAEGVSLADSPSDVEEDVARRSQADDDSATDALPRQSVGVEFFFLVSVCLMYLAAWGVTEFLELPGNSFERAEILFTCFVCFNGVSAYLAWKGTWWVPTRGLVHEISRTIATALTCAAIANTTDLVLWLGLGRTLKDSNIPHFFFILAILFATSGMFKVARLWRIRFGIGASLIYAGVLALFGALMYASGITESVPGLLEKPNARDVLSHLLYAVLNSFVASLALINWMHSRGRLSKGIRLVSIGTFLLSLGCILFAIVSAKYPVYLVAAHPVHLVLAVAYMLIGLGVYRIGLTVLDTIDMTDEKFPPVSPLIELFGETDGWNLYNRVLKRIRSSELRLGRSLRENREKTESISALEHSLRTETKIREELRIAKEKAEAASAAKTQFLTMMSHELRTPLTAILGYSSLLADSPTKDLNPADFGERIKASAQHLQQLIETLLDFSSIESGKFRYRPKSFPLVEIVEFARNLGETISKTRKIAFIANAPADAVMMHSDPVMIRQILANVLANAFKFTEAGEVRLDVTTTGTGVRFRISDTGIGIPASEQERVFEPFFQVSRGNMRSFGGIGLGLSIVKHLTAILKGTIALESRPGKGTCITFDLPREIP
- the msrA gene encoding peptide-methionine (S)-S-oxide reductase MsrA, with the protein product MASTAPAQPSGERATAVFAGGCFWCVEAVFAELRGVETVTSGYTGGSTASPTYEAVCTGTTGHAEAARITFDPAVISYEELLKVFFSVHDPTTPNRQGNDVGTQYRSAIFFLDEAQKETAERVMAELRTSGAFGAPIVTELAPLTVFYPAEAYHQNYYAGNSGQPYCSSVIGPKLAKFRHLFKDRLKRPENTNR
- a CDS encoding MBL fold metallo-hydrolase — protein: MFRLKFIGVGSAFTTREYYQSNLLVIAESGKKLLIDCGSQAQFALEELGITNANASSEIDGVYISHLHADHIGSLEWLALVTYFHPAHKRPKLFGVQNVLSDLWNKSLRGGLETLEGKIANLTDYFECHPVRGNSSFTWEGIRFTPVQTVHIVSGMMIQHSYGLLIQEEGGGPRIFFSADTQFAPYQMRKFYESVDLIFHDCETAPFKSGVHAHYEDLKTLPAAVKAKMWLYHYQPNPPQDAEADGFLGFARKAQEFLIQKVVPEKEKDIAA
- a CDS encoding PfaD family polyunsaturated fatty acid/polyketide biosynthesis protein; the encoded protein is MPIPTSCTSDSWAWWLGDPATLAGSEDAFREHLFRIHRPVFAVERDGALHATHDGGVLHGATAASQSGTLKLRGILPPVRLENLGDASFCADLGIRYPYICGSMAQGISSPAIAEALGRNGMLGFIGAAGQSPKDVEAAIDRMQSIQPAVPYGFNLIHSPNEPDLEAAIVDLYLRRGIRLIEASAFLNVTLPLVRYRVSGIRQEADGRIVTPNRVIGKISRVEVATKFFSPPPAKLLQELVARGDITPEQAGLAAQIPIAQDLTAEADSGGHTDNRPAVTLLPTILALRDQLQAQFNYPMPLRVGMGGGIATPASAAAALAMGAAYLVTGSVNQACIESGTSDAARLMLCQAGQADTAMAPAGDMFEMGVTVQVLKRGTMFAMRAAKLYELYKANAGLHTIADADRANLEKNIFKNTLEGVWASTREFFLKRDPAQVQRAERDPKHLMALVFRWYLGLSSRWAVAGDPARTVDFQIWCGPAMGAFNEWAKGTFFEKPQNRRVVDVAFNLLFGAAVTGRLAALRAQGVHLPLEIAQVRPLPIDTIATYIQ
- a CDS encoding 4'-phosphopantetheinyl transferase superfamily protein, whose translation is MNLEVWQAFLPFPAETVSRLTDHLNDAERDRAGRFVNPDVGERFRCARGLLRHVLGRRLGLPARDLRFAVEPGGRPYLESASGETPPAFSLSHSHDCIAIAIADAGLVGIDVEKRRAGTPMDAIIHRFFKPAEHEAWEALPEAEREPAFLRLWTRKEAILKALGLGLTGLEKLTISLEDGVLRPVLTLDGDPQAPARWWCTSWIPAPGYLATLAATGAPAPFHPHPWPPSDTASKRGE